The DNA region ATGATGTCTTCCACCTGCTCAGGATCTGAAATATCCTCGGGCAGGTGGTCGTTGACCTCTGCGTAAGTCAGATACTTCTGCTCACGACCCAGGGTGATCAACTCTTTGATACGAGACTGCTGTTGCGCTTTTCCGGACATAACACCCTATCCACTGAAGGTCTTGGCGGGCAAAAAACAAGCCGAGGATTATACCCGAGCTATGACCTCACGCGCCAGTTGAGGTCGGGGTTTGTGCTGGAACATTGCGATTTAGCAGTTCCCGAAGCTGAATTTTCTCTTCTGGGCTCAGCTCGGTTTGACGAGCTTTGCTTATCAGATGTTCCAGACTGCGCTCGCGTTGGCGAGCGGATAGACTAGTTATAGTGTCGAAAAACTGTTGTTCAAGGTTATCGGCCTCAATCAGCCATTCCTTTTCGGCCAGGGCGCGTAACAATCGACCCTGTTCCGTCCCGTGCCAGCGTGCTATCAACTGTAACGACCGAAGGTTGGGATTCTTTTGCCTGGCTTCAATCAGCGCGACCAGTAATTGTGCGTTTGACTGGTCTTCTGCCGCGAAGTGGCTGGCATTTTCGACCTTTTCGGCCAGTTCCGGGTGATGCAGCAGTGTTCTCAGTGCGGCCTGCATTGGCGGTTCGACGGCGGTCGGTACACGCGGCGTGCGCGGTCCGAAGTCCTGCCGCTTGCCTTTTTTGCCCGAGAACGTGTTGTCCCACTTTTTCTGATTCGGGCCGCCGTTTTTCTTTGGCGTCCATTCCTGCTGTGCTTCGTAACCGCCTTGTGGCTGATAGTCGGCGAAGTCAGGCATCGCGTCGTAGTCGACATATGGATTATAGCTGGGTGGTGCGTCCGCCGGTGCGCTCTGCACCAGCTGACTGACCGCCTCCCCGCTAAGCCCGGTAATTTCACTCAGGCGCTGACGCATCAGCGTGCGCAGGTTGGCGCCCGGTACTTTATCGATCAGCGGCGCCGCGAGGGTGGCCATGTGTGCCTTGCCTTCCAGCGAGCGCGGATCGGACTCTTTGGTCAATTGCTCGAAAAAGTAATCGGCCAGCGGCTGCGCGTGCTGATTGATACGCGCCTTGAACGCGTCGGTGCCTTCGGAGCGCACCAGCGTATCCGGGTCTTCGCCTTCCGGGAGAAACAGAAAGCGCGCCCTTCGGCCATCCTGCAGGCATGGCAGTGCAGCCTCGAGCGCTCGCCACGCGGCGTTGCGTCCGGCCTGATCGCCGTCGAAGCAGAACAGCACGTTGGGCACGACTCGAAACAGGCGTTTCAAATGTTCTTCACTGGTCGCCGTGCCCAGTGTTGCCACCGCATTGCGCAGACCTTGCTGGGCCAGGGCGATGACGTCCATGTAGCCTTCGACGACAATGATCTCGTCGAGGTTGCGATTGAATTTGCGCGCCTCGAACAGCCCGTACAGCTCCTGACCCTTGTGGAACACAGGGGTTTCCGGGGAGTTCAGGTACTTGGGTTTGTCATCGCCGAGGACGCGGCCGCCGAAGGCAATGATGCGCCCGCGCGAATCGCGGATCGGAAACATCACCCGGTCGCGGAAGCGGTCGTAGCGTTTGCCGGTCTCTGCGTTTTCGATCAGCAGGCCTGCGTCGATCATGACTTTCTGCTGTAGCGCGTCGCTGCTCAGGTGTTTGTACAGGTTGTCCCAGCCGGGTGGCGCGAAGCCCAGGCCGAAGTCCCGTGCGATCTCGCCCGACAGCCCGCGCCCTTTGAGGTAATCCACTGCTGCCTTGCGCGCCGGATGGCTTTTCAGGGCCTGACGATAGAACTCGGCAGCGGCGTTCAGCAGCGGGTAGAGCGGGGAGTCTGTCGGCTGGCGTGGCTTCTGGCCTTTTACGCCTTGTTCGCGTGGCACTTCCATGCCGGCGGCTTTGGCCAGGTCTTCGACCGCCTGGGGGAAATCCAGGTTGTCGTGATCCATGATGAAGCCGAGCGCGTTACCGCCCGCGCCGCAGCCAAAGCAGTAATAGAACTGTTTGTCCGGGCTGACACTGAAAGAGGGGGTTTTCTCTTTGTGGAACGGGCAGCACGCGCTGTAATTCTTCCCGGATTTCTTGAGCTGCACGCGAGAACTGACAACATCGACGATGTCGGTGCGGTTCAGAAGGTCGTCGATAAAGCTCTGGGGAATCAGCCCGGCCATGGCGTTCTCGTCATTCAAGCGTGTCACAAAAATATCGGATGACTCTACGAGTCTTCCGTCAGCCTGTCAGCCGTCTTTTGTGCGACGACAGCAATACGCGGGCACGTCTTTGTGTCCGAAGGTCGGCGCTGAAATCGGCAGGAGTTGAGTGCATGATGGTCGAGTTGATCATCGGGCCGCAGCCTTGGATGTTCATCTGATATCAAACGAGACGCTGCCTTGGCTGAGCTTCTTGCGAAGTCATCAAGGCATACTCGTCTTGTTCACTGGCCGTCTTGTTGCCCGTGTGGGCATGACCAGTGTTGCCTGCAAGCAGGCCGGACGTGCTTGACTGAAACCCGGGTCGCATGTGCGGCCTGGACATCTGTCAATTAGCTAGCGCGAGGCTCTCGCTGCTATACAGCTCTAACAGTGCTGCAACTGCCGACAGCCCAGCTGGTTGGCTGGGCAAGGCAGAAGCTTGCGACGCACGTCTGTAAATTAATACAGACGAACGGCGCGGCGCTGTTCGCGCTGGACTTTCTTGGCGTGGCGTTTGACAGCAGCTGCTGCCTTGCGCTTACGCTCCGAAGTCGGCTTCTCGTAAAATTCGCGGCTACGAACTTCAGCCAGAACACCGGCTTTTTCGCAGGAGCGCTTGAAACGACGCAGAGCTACGTCGAAGGGTTCGTTCTCTTTAACTTTGACGGCTGGCATCCAGAGCTACCTTCATTCATTACCGGGGTCAACGCTTCGTGCAAACACTGCACAAAAGTACGTCGGTTTTTAAGGGTTGCGGATGTTAACCCCTCATTGAGAGGAATGCAAAGCCTCTGATCGAAAACCGCTGGTCGGCACCTCGGGCGGCGACTATTATGCGCGCCTTCAAATCTGCCCCCTACAAGGCGCAAACCCATGCTAGTACTGGGATTAGAAACCTCCTGCGACGAAACCGGCGTCGCGTTATACGACAGCGAACGCGGTTTGCTGGCGGATGCTTTATTCAGTCAGATCGACCTGCACCGCGCCTACGGTGGCGTGGTGCCGGAGCTGGCATCGCGCGATCACGTCAAGCGCATGCTGCCCCTGATTCGTCAGACGCTGGCCGAAGCGGACTGCGTGGCCACTGATATCGATGCCATTGCCTACACCGCAGGGCCCGGTCTGGTCGGTGCGCTGCTGGTCGGTGCGTCATGCGCCCAGGCGCTGGCGTTTGCCTGGGATATTCCGGCGCTGGGCGTTCACCACATGGAAGGCCACTTGCTGGCCCCGATGCTGGAAGAAAACCCGCCGCAGTTTCCGTTCGTCGCTTTATTGGTGTCCGGTGGTCATACGCAGTTGGTGCGCGTCGACGGAATCGGTCAGTACGAGCTGCTGGGCGAGACGCTGGATGATGCTGCGGGCGAGGCGTTCGACAAGACCGCCAAGATGATGGGCATGCAGTATCCGGGTGGTCCGGAAATATCAAAAGCGGCCATGCAGGGTGTGCCGGGACGGTTTGTCTTTCCCCGGCCAATGACGGATCGTCCGGGCCTGGCGTTCAGCTTCAGCGGCTTGAAAACCTCGGCGCTCAATACCTGGCAGCAGTGCCAGAGTGCCGGAGACGACAGTGAGCAAACCCGCTGCGACATCGCGCTGGCGTTCCAGCAGGCGGTGGTGGAGACTTTGACCATCAAGTGCAAGCGCGCGCTCAAGCAGACCGGGCTCAAGAGCCTGGTCATCGCTGGCGGCGTCAGCGCCAACAAGGCGCTACGGGTGTCACTGGAAAGTATGCTGAGCGATCTGCATGGGCATGTTTACTACGCCCGCCCGGAGTTTTGCACCGACAACGGCGCAATGATCGCCTTTGCCGGCTGTCAGCGCTTGCAGGCTGGGCAGAAGGAAGACTTGAGTATCAGCGTGCAGGCGCGCTGGCCCATGGAGCAGTTGTTGCCGCTGTAGTTGTCGGGTCTGTAGTTGTCGGGGCTGCGAAGGCAGGCAACGGTGAGCGGCATTCACGTCCCCTCTCAGAAATGCCGTTCGCGCCCGGCGAGCAGGTCGCGTAGATTGCCGCGATGGCGCCAGACGATGAGCAAGGTCAGCACGCTCATTGGCAGCAACGCATGCGGTTCCTGCCAGGCCAGTAATGGCAGCGTCAGGGGTGTGGCGATCAGTGCCGCTAGTGAGCTGGTGCGGGTCAGGTACAGCGTCAGCAGCCAGGCCGCTATCGCCAGGGCTGCCGCTGGCGGGTAAAGGCCGAGCAGCACGCCGGCGGCGGTTGCGACGCCTTTGCCACCGCGGAACCGAAAGTACAGCGGGAAGAGATGGCCCAGCACTGCGCAGACGCCGATCCAGCCTTGCTGTGATGGATCAAGGCCCCAGCTACCGGCGAGCCATACCGGAATCAGGCCTTTGCAGAGGTCGCCGAGCAAGGTCAGGATGGCCAGTTTTTTTCCGGCCAGACGCAGCATGTTGGTCGCACCGGCATTGCCGGAGCCACTGGCACGAGGGTCCGGGCTGCCGCTGAGGCGACTGAGCAGGATGGCGAAGGACAGCGAGCCGAGCAGGTAGGCGAAGGTCGCCAGTAACCAAAACATGCTAACCATTCCGGGCGAGGATGCCCTGATTCTAACGGCGCATCGCGCCCTTGTCGTGCAGTGGAGAACAGGCTTGGACAGAGTTTTCATCGAGGGTCTTGAGGTCGATACGGTCATCGGCGCTTACGACTGGGAACGTGGCATTCGCCAGTGCCTGCGTCTGGACCTCAGTTTTGCCTGGGACAACCGACCCGCTGCTGCGGGTGACGACCTGAGCAAGGCACTCGACTACGCCAGTGTTTCAGCGCGAATTCAGGCTTTCGCCGAGCAGGCGCAGTTTCAACTGGTCGAGACCTTCGCCGAGCGTCTGGCTGAAGTGTTGATGAGCGAATTCAACATCCCCTGGTTGCGTTTGAAACTGACCAAGCCCGGTGCTGTTGCTGCGGCAGCCGGTGTCGGCGTGGAGATCGAGCGCGGATGTCGCTGACGCGGATTTTCCTCGGCCTGGGGAGCAATATCGAGCGCGAACGGCATCTGCAGGCAGGGCTGGATGCGCTGGATGGCTTTCTGACCGACATGCGCTGCTCGCCGGTTTTCGAGAGCCATGCGGTGGGCATCAAGAGCGGGCCATTCTTCAATCTGGTGGTGTCGGCGCTGACCGACCTGCCGCTGGCGGAGCTGGATCGCCGCCTGAAAGTCATCGAAGCCGATAACGGTCGCTATGCCCCGAACCGAGTCGGTCTGCCGCTGGACATCGACGTGCTGCTGTATGGCGAGCAGGTCGGTAACTTCGACGGGCTGATTTTGCCCAGGGCAGAGATTCTGAAGAATGCCTTCGTACTGCGCCCGCTGGCGTTGATCGCCCCCGAACGTCTGCATCCTGGGGTGGGTGCGTCATTCAGCACACTCTGGGCTGATGCGCAGATTGACCAGCAGCTTTGGCCTGTGGCTTTTGAGTGGCGCGGTGTGCCGCTGACGCCTGAGGATTTGCTGCGTAGTTGAGGTCGCAATCACGCTCCAGCGAATCCCTCTCGTGCCAAGGCTCCGCGTTACACGCAAGTCCAACTGACTATCTTGCCAAGGCTCCGCGTTACACGCAAGTCCAACTGACTATCTTGCCAATGCTCCGCGTTACACGCAAGTCCAACTGACTATCTTGCCAATGCTCCGCGTTGGCATGCATTGGGTGACGCTCCGCGTCACAAATCTGCAGCCTGACGCGGTATCAAGCGCCAAGGATTCTCAGGCTTTGGTGCAGCCTGTATCTCGGGCCGGGTTGAGTAATGCGCCATGGCTGCAATGTGACGCGGAGCGTCACGAAATGCATTATCACGCGGAGCGTGGGAACGAGATTTATCGAGGTTTCAGCCCGATTTTCAGGCTCATCGAGACTTATGTATAACGCCGAGCGCTGGAGCGTGGCAGCGATAACTTGTGCGCGAAGCAGTCAGGCAGCATGCTCCGCTTTGTAGGCTTTCAGCGCTTTCAAGCGCTCGTTCTTCAGCGCGTCGCCCAGTTCCTTGCCCTTCAAGCCTTGTTCCAGCAGTGGTTGCACCGACACTGCCCGGGCCGCCTCGGCTGCGCCGCGCAGGTAGTCGGCCTGTGGATAACTGCGCTGTTCAAAGCCATGCCGTCCGCGCGCGTCCATCTCGCAGGCGGCAATGAACTCTTCGAACCGCTGCGGGCGGCGGTAGACGTCGAAGCTGTGTAACAGCTCCAGCAAGGTCGAGGGTTTCAGTTCCAGCGCCCGGTGCCCATGGGTGTGGTACTGACCAACCAGCAACGCCAGTTCCTGACATTCCCTCGGCACGCGAAAGCGCTCGTTGACCGCCTTGATCAGCCGCAAGCCCGTGTGCTCGTGGGCGATGTGTCGGGGCCATTCGGCCTCAGGCGTCAGCCCCTTTCCCAAATCATGCAGCAGGCACGCCCAGCGCACGCTGAGTGGGTGCTGGTGAATGGCTGACTGCTCAAGCACGCTGAGCACGTGTGCGCCGGTGTCGATTTCCGGGTGATGCGCAGCCGGTTGCGGCACGCCAAACAGCGCTTCGACTTCAGGCATCAATTCGTTGAGCGCGCCACAGTCATGCAGCACCTGGATGAACACCTGAGGCTGCTTTTCCATCAGTGCGCGGGAGATTTCTTTCCAGCTCCGCTCAGCGGTCAGCGCCTTGAGTTCGCCTGATTCACTGAGCTGCCGCATCAGGTCAAGGGTCTCGGGCGCAATCGTGAAACCGTAGTCGGCGTAGCGTGCGGCAAACCGGGCGACGCGCAAGACCCTGAGCGGATCTTCGGCGAATGCGGGCGAAACGTGGCGTAAAATACGCGCTTCTAGATCCTGCTGGCCATTGTAGGGATCGGTCAGATTGCCGTCCTTGTCTTCCGCCATGGCATTGATGGTCAGGTCACGGCGGATCAGGTCCTGCTCAAGGGTAACCTCCGGGCTGGCGTGAAAAACAAACCCGCCGTAGCCGACGCCGCTTTTACGCTCGGTGCGTGCCAGCGCGTATTCCTCGTTGGTCAGCGGATGCAAGAACACCGGAAAGTCTGTGCCGACCGGGCGATAGCCCTTGATCAGCATTTCTTCAGTACTTGCACCCACCACTACCCAGTCAATATCAGTGACAGGCTGTCCCAGCAGGCGATCACGTACAGCACCGCCAACTTTATAAATCTGCATAAAAAACCTCCGTAAGCGCGACAGGATAAACCTTGCGTCGCGCTTACGGAGGCTAAAACTG from Pseudomonas syringae includes:
- the dnaG gene encoding DNA primase; its protein translation is MAGLIPQSFIDDLLNRTDIVDVVSSRVQLKKSGKNYSACCPFHKEKTPSFSVSPDKQFYYCFGCGAGGNALGFIMDHDNLDFPQAVEDLAKAAGMEVPREQGVKGQKPRQPTDSPLYPLLNAAAEFYRQALKSHPARKAAVDYLKGRGLSGEIARDFGLGFAPPGWDNLYKHLSSDALQQKVMIDAGLLIENAETGKRYDRFRDRVMFPIRDSRGRIIAFGGRVLGDDKPKYLNSPETPVFHKGQELYGLFEARKFNRNLDEIIVVEGYMDVIALAQQGLRNAVATLGTATSEEHLKRLFRVVPNVLFCFDGDQAGRNAAWRALEAALPCLQDGRRARFLFLPEGEDPDTLVRSEGTDAFKARINQHAQPLADYFFEQLTKESDPRSLEGKAHMATLAAPLIDKVPGANLRTLMRQRLSEITGLSGEAVSQLVQSAPADAPPSYNPYVDYDAMPDFADYQPQGGYEAQQEWTPKKNGGPNQKKWDNTFSGKKGKRQDFGPRTPRVPTAVEPPMQAALRTLLHHPELAEKVENASHFAAEDQSNAQLLVALIEARQKNPNLRSLQLIARWHGTEQGRLLRALAEKEWLIEADNLEQQFFDTITSLSARQRERSLEHLISKARQTELSPEEKIQLRELLNRNVPAQTPTSTGA
- the rpsU gene encoding 30S ribosomal protein S21, with the protein product MPAVKVKENEPFDVALRRFKRSCEKAGVLAEVRSREFYEKPTSERKRKAAAAVKRHAKKVQREQRRAVRLY
- the tsaD gene encoding tRNA (adenosine(37)-N6)-threonylcarbamoyltransferase complex transferase subunit TsaD gives rise to the protein MLVLGLETSCDETGVALYDSERGLLADALFSQIDLHRAYGGVVPELASRDHVKRMLPLIRQTLAEADCVATDIDAIAYTAGPGLVGALLVGASCAQALAFAWDIPALGVHHMEGHLLAPMLEENPPQFPFVALLVSGGHTQLVRVDGIGQYELLGETLDDAAGEAFDKTAKMMGMQYPGGPEISKAAMQGVPGRFVFPRPMTDRPGLAFSFSGLKTSALNTWQQCQSAGDDSEQTRCDIALAFQQAVVETLTIKCKRALKQTGLKSLVIAGGVSANKALRVSLESMLSDLHGHVYYARPEFCTDNGAMIAFAGCQRLQAGQKEDLSISVQARWPMEQLLPL
- the plsY gene encoding glycerol-3-phosphate 1-O-acyltransferase PlsY; the encoded protein is MFWLLATFAYLLGSLSFAILLSRLSGSPDPRASGSGNAGATNMLRLAGKKLAILTLLGDLCKGLIPVWLAGSWGLDPSQQGWIGVCAVLGHLFPLYFRFRGGKGVATAAGVLLGLYPPAAALAIAAWLLTLYLTRTSSLAALIATPLTLPLLAWQEPHALLPMSVLTLLIVWRHRGNLRDLLAGRERHF
- the folB gene encoding dihydroneopterin aldolase; the protein is MDRVFIEGLEVDTVIGAYDWERGIRQCLRLDLSFAWDNRPAAAGDDLSKALDYASVSARIQAFAEQAQFQLVETFAERLAEVLMSEFNIPWLRLKLTKPGAVAAAAGVGVEIERGCR
- the folK gene encoding 2-amino-4-hydroxy-6-hydroxymethyldihydropteridine diphosphokinase, yielding MSLTRIFLGLGSNIERERHLQAGLDALDGFLTDMRCSPVFESHAVGIKSGPFFNLVVSALTDLPLAELDRRLKVIEADNGRYAPNRVGLPLDIDVLLYGEQVGNFDGLILPRAEILKNAFVLRPLALIAPERLHPGVGASFSTLWADAQIDQQLWPVAFEWRGVPLTPEDLLRS
- a CDS encoding multifunctional CCA addition/repair protein; the encoded protein is MQIYKVGGAVRDRLLGQPVTDIDWVVVGASTEEMLIKGYRPVGTDFPVFLHPLTNEEYALARTERKSGVGYGGFVFHASPEVTLEQDLIRRDLTINAMAEDKDGNLTDPYNGQQDLEARILRHVSPAFAEDPLRVLRVARFAARYADYGFTIAPETLDLMRQLSESGELKALTAERSWKEISRALMEKQPQVFIQVLHDCGALNELMPEVEALFGVPQPAAHHPEIDTGAHVLSVLEQSAIHQHPLSVRWACLLHDLGKGLTPEAEWPRHIAHEHTGLRLIKAVNERFRVPRECQELALLVGQYHTHGHRALELKPSTLLELLHSFDVYRRPQRFEEFIAACEMDARGRHGFEQRSYPQADYLRGAAEAARAVSVQPLLEQGLKGKELGDALKNERLKALKAYKAEHAA